One Vicia villosa cultivar HV-30 ecotype Madison, WI linkage group LG5, Vvil1.0, whole genome shotgun sequence genomic window, GATGATCAATTGATATTATCGGATGACAATAATTAGGAATTTGGATTTAGCTGAGTGAAAACTTTGAAGAACGGTAGTTCGGCCAAAGGAGTAGAGATAACCGGATGATCAAATTGGTATTGTTGGGTGACTTGATCGAGCTCAAGATCAAggaaaaagaaagagttataatCAACACCAAACATATGATTTGTAGGGTTGAATTGCTATTATTCTCTTGTTAAAGATTTTTGCAAAGTAAGATTGATTATTTCAATTCCTTTGAAATTGGGAGCAGACTTAGCCATAACAAGGGCGATTgatgaactgcctaaacaaatcatTGTgtcctctctctctttctctctcatttACTTTTAATTGCAAATTGTTAAAATTGTTGATTGTGCAATCGATACAATAAACTTGTTATCATTTGAAAACTATTTTGTTGAAATAGATTACAATTCATAAAATTGTAATTGAATATCAAATCAACAAAACCATAAGAAAAATTCTTATCAAACATTGATTGCACCTGAAGTGTTTGACAATTTTCCTCTTAGTTTTTATTACTATATATTTCATTAGAAACACATTACTAGTGTAATCATATGCAAACGTGTTGTGTATTGGAATATAGTGCCTCTGttgttttatcattatcattGCAATCCTTATTGATTTTAACGCATATCTGGGTTTTTCGATAACGGTTCTAATTAGACGAGTTAATCCGGCCATTTTTCACTGTCCATAGttaacaaattttcaaaatagGTCTTTTCATTAAGTCTTTTTTAACTGGGGATTTATTCACCCCTTCTAGATAAGTTGTCTTCGTCTAACACACTTTTCTGATCTCTACTTTTTACTGTACTCAACTTGAGCTCTGTAAATGACTTGGACATCGGAATGTTAACCTTGGAGGTTTACCTCATGCCACCTATTAGAGATCAACGTCGACGGTTTCAGAGTTCTACATCATCAATCAACACCAATTTTGATTTTAATACGAAACAATTACATTaaattttattgaaaagaaaTAACTTAATAACAATATTTAAATAATAGACCCCTAAGTTACTAATTAAGAATCTCTTTTTGTGTCTTTTTCATGTATTAGCTAATGAAATTATTAGTTTATAATCAAAGTCTTTTAGTTGGCAGCCGAAGTTTTCGAATATGGAGGCCAATGCATTAGGACATGGAAGAAACATATTTAACTACTTATATTTTTACGGCCAAGGTTGTCGAATATGGATGCCAGTGCATTAGGACTTACATTTCTACATGGAAGAAAGATATTTAACTACTTACATTTTTACGAATCTCTGTATAATTGAGAGTGAGTTTGGATTGGCAATAATTGATTTTGAGAGAATTGAGTTTGATATAGATATGGATCTAAAATCCACTAAAATGCATCTATGCCAAAAACTCAAAATGATAGTAATGATAATTAGGGGTGCTCATGGACGGTTATTATCCATAACCAGTCCATATCCATATATTATCCATTTAGCATAACCGGATTTTAAAACCAATTGTCATAACcggatttattttttcaaaaccgGTTATAAACCGGTTATATCCATAACCAGATTTAATAAccggttttaaatttaaaaatttcattttaaaaatttaatttaaaatgaagttattaaaataattttttttttggaaaatcgacttttcatattttttaaagacacgatttttcaaaaaaactcgaatttttcgttttttcaaaatactcgattttttgtttttacggaaaaaaaaactcgatttttttcgtgtttccgaaaaaaaaaactcaatttttttgtgttttcgaaaaaactagatttttttgatttttcaaaaaaaactcgattatttcattttttcaaaaaaaactcgacttttcatttttttttaaaaaaactcgtTCTTTCATATTTCTGAAAAACTCAATTATTCGTGTTTtcgaaaactcaatttttcattttttttcgaaaaaaactcgatttatcATCTATTttagaaaaactcaattttttcgtatTTCCAAAAAACTGAATTTATTCGTATTTccgaaaaaatcaattttttcgtattttaaaaaaaaatgatttttcaatttttcaaaaaaactcgatttttcgtatttccgaaaaactcatttttttggtattttcagaaaattcgattttttcgaacttttgaaaaactcgatttttcatttttatgttttttttctttctgcaaaatattttaaaaatttatatttttttgtgatttaaaaataatagacCAATTAAATTTTTATGTTGGATATGGTTATTCAAAAtatggatttggttaaaaccatattGATAATTAACCGGTTTTTTATAACCGGTTATGGATATGGATAAATCCAATAACCGGTTTATTTGAACATCCCTAATGATAATTTATCACAAAAAAAGTACTTGTCAATTGCTAGAAATGCATCTCAGTCAAAAAGGTACTTGTCAATTGCTAGAAATGCATCTCTGTCAAAATGATCATTTATCAAAAAAAAGTAATTGTCATTGCTAGAAATGCATCTCTGTCAAAATGATCATTTATCAAACACACGCTTCTCCTCTATTATAAAGggaaaaataaattttcattGCATCCCATGGTACACCCTCGCACATATTCTAAAACTTAGTGTTGCACAATACCACTGATATATTATGAAAACGGAATGAAGGCTTGTTCCATAGAAAAATGAAGGGCAGGAATTTCACAGAACCTTGTAAACAATGACACGAATCATGCATAATTGAATAACACAGTTGCATTAGTAAAACAGAACACAGAAGCACAAAACTCTATCTGACCAATTGTACCATAAACAAGTGCAAACCAGTAGACAAATACAATTCATATAATCCAAAACTAAATCTCTTTTGCATcaaaaattgaacaaaaactaaactcTAATCAAAGAGGGAGAAACCCATGTCGTCATCTTCCTCCTCTTCCTCtaccttctcttctttctttgagGCAGCAGGGGCATCAGCAGCTGGGGCAGCACCTCCAGCGGGAGCAGCTGCAGCAGCACCACCTCCAACAAATACAGCACCACCAACGATCACCTAaacaaaataaccaaaaaaaagaCAATCAATAACTAGAACAGCGATCCATCTAATTGTTGATCCAAGTAACTGATGCATATGCATCCCAAGATGGCCATATCACcaagaaaatggaaaaattcatcaCACGTGTTCACAAAATATACACTCCTCTGATAATTAGATTATTCGATAACAAATCCAATAATAGGTTATTCGATCCACTTCTATTCCATGATGACAAGGCAAACTGGTAATTTCTCAGATTCGGAAACATaacaaaaccctaaaatcaaattaaaagcaCTGCGTACAAATTCTAATATCAAAATCTATataacacaacaaaaaataaaaaaaacgagGCTAAAGACGCTAAATTTTCATCTCAGATCAAAATCTAGAGTGATAAGATGTACCTGGAAGACGGCAGATGAGGGGGAGATTGGAGAGTAAGAGGACTGAACGCTGCCAGAATCAACTGCGAGAGCAGCCTTAACAAGTTCCCGTTGGATCTCGAAGGTAGACCCAGCGGAGGCCTCAATGTCACCGGAGTGTTGCTTTGCGCTCCATTCAGCGCCAGTTTTGTTGAGGACGAAGGTAAAAACTCCCATGGCTGCTCTTCTGTTCTAAAAGCGAAAACCTAATTGATAATTGAAGTCGAGCAGAGAGAGTAGTGACGGCAAAATGAGATGAATGAATGGTTTATGTATAAGATTGTGAAACCCTAGCACGGTGTTAAAGGGAAAAGTCCATAATGTCCATCGTAATATTATATAGTACTTCTTTTTTCCACGAAACGAAaccattagttttttttttttttttttttttttatatttttatttacgttgtcataatttttttatagaattaatAAGTGGTATTAGTATATTATTTGTAGATCTAGACTTAAAATGAGtaaacattaatatatttttttctatgcAAACCTTGAGATTTAATTTGGTGTCTTAATTTTATAAAGTTcttattgattaattatttttgtataattaagaaggaaaatttaaaaataaatcgtttgttaattaataaaaaataattatgttttaaagagttaaatgattaatataaatttttttaagttaCTAGACCAAAATAATACTTGAGGTTAATATACGGAGAAAAAAATAGTTatgagaattggatcgaacttTAGTGGGTCGAAGAGTAGGTTTTAGTTTGACAGGGTTTATGTATGTCGTCAAAGTATGTTCAGATGCTgatgtcgaagacctacataatGTACTCGAGGTGGATTCAAGTATGTGGGTGTCGAAATGCTAGGattgttagtattttgaattgGGTATGTTTTTTATGTCCAATTATTTAAGTTAGTTTATACTCTAACTGTCTTGTAATGGATATTTGTGATAAAATCTATTAGTTTAGTAGGTtatgtttattataaataatatactagtctctcattattgcacatagaaaatcctaatttagggtgagagggttatttgttattcttgtaacacttgtaatcttgatttaAAGAGTAAATTAAGAAtagaagttataaccaattatttgTGTTCTTATTGCTCCCCTACTTTTTCTTACCCTCGTGGATTTCTTGCCGAAAGAAACCTAGTATACTTTGTGATTTCGGCATCGTTTTTCCTAACACTagtaaatatgtttttttatcaaaaacaaaattagTGTGCGTcaagtgttttttttaaaaatcttagGTTTGTTTCAAACATGAACACAATATGGTGTTTTGGATGAGAGTCGAGAGGTGATTgatagaaaaaaaatagagattttatcttgaaaTATGTGTCACATTTAAGAGTTTTTTTATGTCATTTGTTAGAAATATGTTTTTTAGAGAGAGAAACTAAGGAAGACACATAATTTTTTTAAGGTTGTTTAATTCTAAGAATTGAAAAATCTTTGGAGATTATATAagggttgagaaaacacttaattttttttttttgagattgtGTGATTCATGTTTTCATATAAAGAGAGATTGAGTCGTAAATTATATAGGAAATATGAGATGTTCTTATGAACTTGAAAAGTGTGGAGATTGACACGAGAAATCTCGGGAAGAAATTTACCATAACTTATTGGGCGTGTATGGAACATAGTGTATTTGGCAAAGACGTTTTACATAAAACACATCACATTTTAGGAAAACATAACGTGTTTCACGAAACCTTTAAAAGGTGTTTTGCAACCTTTTTTGCGATAAGgtgaaaaaaaaagagttttttagaGAGAGAAATTTATAGGGACAAAGAGAGGTAttcttagaaaatattttttgagaATTGGAACATTTTTTGTAATCTTAGAGAATTGAGAAACACTTTTAAATATAATGAGTTTCCACGAATTGTATATTGAGTGAATAAGAGATTGAGACAAACTTTCATAGAAAATAAGAGATGTTCTTATGAACTTTGATAACTATTATTTTGTAAACCATCTTGAAATATTTTGTAGCAACTACTGAAGTAAATTAAATCAGGAAGCTATTCTCTTTCCTAGACTAAATAGGTTTGTTCGAACTGAGTAAACTAGTTTTGTGCATACTCAtcagttattttatttttgttcttgtgATGTGCTTATGTTGTTAGACATATTAATTATGCTTGAGTCCACTTATTTTTGTTCTTTATCCCACACATCATTTAAAGGGAAATTACAAGCAAATATGCAacggaaaacaaaaaaaaaaaatctttcgtGAATCCTTATGAATGGTCATGATCATTGATTTAATGTTTACCTCTTGTTGTGATAAACCCTCAAAGACAAATTTAGAAAAATGGTCACGAGCACTACACGAACGACAATATGTACATCTAGTTAGTCCATATGAACATAATGTTTTCACTCACAATGCTAGCTGATTTGAATGAAGGTTTGGGGAGATAGTGCAACTCTGGGTTTCATAATGTTAGGGTTTTTCAAATAGAACTTTTTCGAGCATAAAATGTCTAAAGAAAATGATTATATTTATAGAACTGCTTGTCGGTGAAGAAGATCTATCTTAtaaatttgatttggttttgataAAGACAACAATATCAACAAATAAGAAAAAGGTGAGGACAATGAAAGATTAAAAGCAAATGGCTAATTCACTAAGTTAAGATTAAAAGGCTTTAGGCAAATTGTCTTTTTCTTTGATGGATTACTTTTAAGTTTAAATATCACTTAAAGGCTCATAAAAACTCATAATTAAAACATGACTAGTGTTCAAATTAAAAGAGGTAAAAACCATTTAAATATGTGTTAAAAGGTGAGCTTTTCAAAAGTATATGAAGGCAGTAATTCTTACACGCTTAAGCTAACTGATTATGAGCAACTGAGATAGTGGTAATCAATTACACATACATGTAATTGATTACATGGTGTTAGAAATGTATTTTCTAACAATAAAGTCATGTAATCGATTACCACGTGCATGCAATTGATTACATCACGCTATAACAAACTTTTTCATGAACCAATGTCACTTATAAGTTTTATAATGATTCATGATGTCTCTTTAAAGGAATGTATTGATTGTGCCTTATACGATTCTATAAATATTGGTTTACAAATCTAAAAATGCTTAAGAAATTTCACACAAGATTAAAGAACCTATATTTCATATTTACTCATTTTTAAGTGGTTTTTTATAATTCTAGCTAAGCACATTGTACATTACATTATTTCGTATTTCACTTAAGTACATTGCATCATACGGTGTTTCATATTGTACTTAAGTACATTGTACCTTATTTTGCATTGCAGTGTTTCTATAATTAATGATAATCTGTTGCAAGACTATATAATCAAATAAGtttcacttatttattttatttttcaccaGTCTCTTCTTACGTATGTAATCATATAAGTTTTTGTAAcattgacaattatagtaatCACATGTTTAATATAATCATGAATGAGTGGTATATACTAGCATATCACTCCCAAGAGACAAAAATGTTTTGTAATTTGATGAAACCTTTATGTAATAATTTTTATGCATAAAATTATTCTCTTTTCTCATAACTATATTGAACATGAAACACATGATGTGTTATCCTTATCTAGTTCAATATTGTGCATTTTTACACCTATTCTATTACGCATAATGAGAAATTCCATATAGGTCCCTCGTATCCTCAACATGATTAGTGGACTACccatcaaccatctttatggtcatTCTGTTACATACAACATTTGAATGGAAATAAAATACTTGGCTCCACGTCTAGGGTCCATAGTGGTTTCAGATAGAGGGTTGGtatattccattatcatcatgATAATAACTTATGACACTAGAATAATATTCTATGTAGTGTTCTCATGGAAGATCAATCatttataaatattactcctaatatttataCCCACATGAAGACTTGATAACTCTTTATCCTATATTCGTGAGATGCGATCATTATGTATCCACATAATAGTCGCAGTGCTTTAATATTATCTCAAATCACAATAAAATTTGACCACATATTTTAAGAGTAATATTTTTATGTTGAATGGGGTCTCACGATTAAGTCATACTTAAAATTTCATCTGACAAACTAATTATTTtagggactttattattttggaaaaacaatCATAATAAAGAAGTGACTAGTCATTATTTATAGTTAATTCAAAACAAGTATAAGTTATAAGAAAATAATTGGCCACTAGAGCTTACACCAACATCAATATTCTTGGTGTGTTTAACCTTTGATTATTTTAACTTTATAGCAAATGGCGTCCATTGTGGGGTAAAGAGGTTAAGTTTTAAGTGAAAACCATGAGTTATAAACGAGTCATAAACAAATTTCTATAGACCACGTGGACGAGTTATAGAAAGATGAGGCATTGATGCATGCAGACCTAACACAAGAAGATAAGGCGGAAATGTGGACGAGGTTAGAAGTGTCGTTATCTTGTGTCTCAATGATAAATTAATAATAGAGTTATCCAAGGAGTAGGTTGTGACGGAGACGTGTGTCAAGTTTAAATCATTGTATATGACTAAGTCTTTGATCATAAACTATGTTAGAAACACGCATTCCACTCATTCTTATgaatttgaattattatttttttaaaatttatcttgCAATCTTTTGTAACAATTTTTAAAGTATAATGGATCAAAGAGCTATTGTCTTTTCTATAGTATATTGGTTTAATCGAATTGGACAAACAAATTTTGTGTGTACTCgtcatttattttattcttgtgaTATGCTTATTTTGTTTGACAAATTAATCTTGCTAGAGGTCATTTAATTGATTGTTATTAATCTTTAACCCACACATTATTATTCTTGGTGTGTTTGACCTTGATTATTTCATTTTCACAACCAAGATCTATATTTTTATCTCATTTGTAATTTCTTAATAAAGACTCTTGATTGATAGTGCATGTAAACTATATTGtctcttagagtgtgtttggatgaggtaatttgaaaatttaaaggaatttaaaattcaaagcaatttaaatgattaaattgaaatccattcatttttaaattattttgtttggaagGAGTaataagataattcattgttagattttttgggccatttttataaaatttaaattttttggaccaaattaaaaaattaaaaagtagggaccaatttgcaatttttcaaaatttaaaggaccagattataaatttaaaaattattaaggaccaatttacaattttttgaaaatttttggggtcaattttataattttgaaaaatataaggaccaatttgcaaaatttgaagaaataatagtaacaaatacattttatggagtataggaggaatttcaaattcttaggtttttggtgtcatttcaaaatgattaaatttaacttagataaaatactccataaatttccatcattttaacaattcttcatttttgtatccaaacaataaattttgtacaaatcattttaaattgcctcaaaacattacattacctctttaaaatgcttcatccaaacacactaaaTCATTTTGGATTGAATTGAAGAAATCACTTATGCTTGTTGTTTCTTTATCTTGTTCCGGGATTTTGTTTTCACATTACTTGATAAATTATTTTTGATTGAGACTCTTTAATATGACTAGGACTGCttcttgtttttattatttttggttCTACACATAATAATATTTCTTGATGCATTTGATCTTTAATTTAACAGCAATAATTATTTCAAAACAAGAAGTGgaaagatgtaaagatgaatctttattttattttttattttgctaATTGTACTACTTAATATATGTACTACTTATTTTGACAAT contains:
- the LOC131607820 gene encoding large ribosomal subunit protein P3-like; this encodes MGVFTFVLNKTGAEWSAKQHSGDIEASAGSTFEIQRELVKAALAVDSGSVQSSYSPISPSSAVFQVIVGGAVFVGGGAAAAAPAGGAAPAADAPAASKKEEKVEEEEEDDDMGFSLFD